cgttataaatacttttttccttacataatttcttttaaagaaattgttttCAAGTTGTTTAATTGTCTACAATGAGAAAGCATGAGCGGTCAGAGAGATAGTGCAGTGCTGCCCATTTCgatagttcaagtttatttttttaatggaatagGGTGGGGATAGGATGgagggagaataaaagaaaacatactaAAAATTGGGCCTACATTGCCCCCGGAgaagttaaaatgacatccgTTTTGGTCGTCTTGTCGACCTGAAATTGATGACAACTAGCCCCCATATAAAAATAACTTGGCGCCATCCCAGATAAAATGTATCATCAACcccctaaaaaatatgtttagaggtgatatgtcagtgtggcttgccgtaaacgcattttctctcaatgccgacggtggcgggcggtgtgcaaagaagatcatgcctacgtaggacatgtctggaggtgtctttccaaggaccattcttcgtatcgcccaaatcggctttgtgaaacagttgagcgatatctcgttcttacgtagaatggttctacgaaagaccatttcatgcaacaggcccctggttcattgaatgagtgctaccaccctgcctggctgtggggaatctacaggtaggactatggtatgccaatgttgtccagagcacacactttaaaaagtgattgaaatatcacttttgtgaccaaaattactaatttccgtaGTTGCAATTTATTCTTCATAAGTAacttaagaataaattttgtattcaccagactccagagcgctcaaaaacttgaattttgggcatatttttgtgtacgggGCTAAAAAAAGGGGCTAAATTTTAGGtcccttttttcaaaaatttcagcttgtgcttGCATTATTATCTAATCCTTACAAAGTAACCAGTCTTGTGAAAATAAAGCCATCATTATACCTCAAACTTCAATCTTGCATACAGACAtttgggacccccccccccaaaaaaaaaattcatgaccAAGAAATAAAAGGCTGAAATATAACattgtgtcaaaatctatcacataattagattTTGTATGAAAAAGGTGACAATTTGGCTCACTCACTTTGCTcgctcatttttttaaaataaagtttgtTCCTTTCACCATGTCTACCAACTAAAATTTAAGATACAAAgccactgacccccccccccccctccttaaactgcagaaaaaaaattcacagaGAACAATACTCTGTCAGCCATCCCCCAAACCCAGCAATCGACACCATTTTCTCAGCAACGTGGGCCTAATCTTTAGTcgaaatcaattaatttgataccatactTCTGATTACTGATATTAGATTGATGTTACATACAACAGACCTAAATTCCCAGCATATTTTAAAAGTTATTGTAAGTAAGGCCAGCATAATTTACTCCCTATGACACCTCTcctaggccgtgtttatgcttccacttttcaggccagaatcagcatattcaaacgtgattagtccaaaacacggttgcatccattcttactttcatttaaacactgtttcaaaacgccgatcgtaaactcccaaaaaggtgcgtttataaacgtcgtttgaccagaatcaggctttctggggaagtgtAAAACAGAACcatgatcgtaaacgtgtttaaatgacgttatttggtacatgcttccggtgagataaaaatccgcgggcaaatacagtcgcattgctccaCGTTATCTCTACATAATAACAAcactctggaaaaaaaatttcGAAagaaaggcgcgcccaatttgacctcgctttcctgctctatgaaaattatgatgtcgcttctgaaaagttaagcataaacagcactcccagaactacgtttacgatcggcgttttgaatcaacgtttgaaaacactgattctgtcctcgcaatggaagcataaacacacccttagccACTTTGAATAGCCATCTTTAAGCCTAAATTAATGAATGCAAGTGAAAATTGTTGCTAGCCTTGAATGATGCATCACTTACCGTCAGTTTGaccaatttcatcaaaacttgaTAAAATGGAATCCATACCAGTTaatgtgttaaaaaatacatacattgaTTAAACCTAtatcttctttttatttaattgacattaaaaaaacaaatcaatataaatGTAGGAATCCCCAGTATGAATCTTTTATCAAACAGAATGGTATAGACTTTAGGCCTAAACGCTAGTTGTGCTGCCTAGTGTAGAGCCGTGTGTAAGACTAGTGCCTGAAATGGGACCCTTTTCTGTTTTTGATACTTATTCTGGTCACGGGTGTGTACATGTAGCAGGCCATGTGGAGTTTGACCCCCCCCACCGGGTCGTAGaggaactggtgattagacgaagtgatgattggaccaatgTTTCAATGAAAGTACCCTGTTTAATTCCCCCCTCTCATTTTATCTGCCTTTGTGTCactcttttttaatttattccAGATATTGTGTACATTGGGTCCATTAACACTGCACACTTTCCCTTATGCAAGCTGTTCTTGGAAGCAAAGAAACATGTCCTGTGTGAAAAGCCCCTTGGAGTGAATGCCAAAGAAGTAGGCCAAATGATAGATCTTGCAAAGAAGAGCGGCGTGTTTTTCATGGAggtaaatattgataaatcCACATTTTAAAACTTAATAGAACCAAAAGTTCAGGTCTATGCCAACATTAAGTCAAGTCAACAAGACCTGTCTGTTTATTCAAGATATGTCAATTGTTGTATCAAGACCAAACTGTTTATCtctatgttttatttattcatccactatgataatgatatgattttaggattgtatttttaattatttctttaaattgtatttcattatctTTTATCTCATGGGGAGGGAGGGGAGTGTTGGATAAGTAGTGCTATATTTGTAAACTTTGAGTGCTAGATTGTACACAATTCTGTAAAATTGCTGCTgaatttttcctttattatatGTATTCTGCATCTTgtttatttgttctttcttttttgggaAAGGTTTTATTAATGTCATTCCAATTTCAAGTTACTCATCATATTTTCGCCACTTATATCATGGAGAGTTTTAATCATAGTCTTATTAAACCACCTTTATTCTTCATCAttacaaaatgatattttttttctagtaaCCACTCATGATCTGTTATGttcttcattgtgatttgaaataaaataacctAGTCTACAGGAAGACCCCTTACTCCATAATTATACTAAACATATCTTATCTTTCATGTTATTATGTTGATCATTCCATATGAGTTGCTGTTTGGGAGCCCTATTATATATTACAAACTATTAGAAATTGTTCACGGCTCCCAATGGACTCCGTAAACATTTGTAATTTTGTGCAGGTCTGTATCATGctttgttgtacatgtattgtgcACCCTCTCTAGATATTACCGGTATTGTAACAGGTGACCTGACCGAACCACAGAATTTGACCCATTGTCCTGAATGGGTCaattgttaaaggggaagttcaccctgacaaaaagttaattgtaaaaatagtagaaaaaataataaaaatactgctgaaggtttgagaaaattaatcaaagaattaaaagtttattagaatttcaattaccAGATTTGTGAAGTCATATGCGAGCCGCATTCCGACATAGTGagtggtaaaaaatcaatgaaatgccattttctcagaaaattgaaagtggtttcactgtaccttttgtatatcaatagacaaatcatttcacacccgatcatgaatagaaaacaaaattaagtcatcagggaccataccaaatttgaaattcatacattttatattacataacacatggggcggctgctcgtttatgatgtcacaaatccaaaattttgaactctaataactttcttactctttaacggattttcctcaaacattcaccaatattttttactattttttctgctatttttacaacaaagttttcttcagggtgaacttcccttttaatatatattttaattcactCCCAGGCAATATGGAGTCGATTCTTCCCAGCCTATGAAAAGATCAGGTCCCTCGTATCCAGTGGGGAGCTCGGAGAGGTCAAATGCATCACAGGGGATTTCTGCATAGCTGCTAGCCATGTAGAAAGATTGATGAATAAAAGTAAGGTCTCTTGCTTTCTACTCATATATAATATTGTAGCATTGTCTGGGGCTCTGGGGCTTTACGttcaaaagaaatatagaaCGGATTTGTTAATTGCAGAAGCGTGGAATTCATATTATAATACATTCCACATATCTCGCCCATAGTCTACCTTTATTAAAAAATGCAGGTTCTACCTATAAATGAACAAATCATTAGATACATCTATTTTTCTGTTTAATCTATCTAATAATTGTCTTCCAAAAATTTATAACTACATCTTTACTGTGACCTGTTCTATTCATAGTCATAATACCAGGAATACTAAAAATATTCATCTTCTTCTTAACCACACATCAATAGCacaaaagtcaattttcttTAATGGTCCAATGCTTTGGAACAATCtcccattttattttaaaaatagtaaGACTATTTTAAAAAGTAGTAAGACATGTGGAAGCGTTGTGGTGTAGttgttctgactcttgccttgtaatctgcgggtcgtgtgttcgaatcccaccatggcctagcgtcctttggcaaggcgttaatccacactttgccactctccacccaggtgttaaatgtcCAGGACggcactgctgttttgattcaccgataatcgacaaaggctgctttgttTTGAAAGTGTCTGTGAAGTGATTCctaaaaatgccattttatcaaagaggtttttttttaataatcctGAACCTTGGAAtgggtttttgaaaaaaaacataaaaaagcaGAACTTTGCATGCGGATCATGTTCAATTCACAAAACACATCAGTActaagttcaccctgacaaaaagtttattgaaaaaatagcagaataaataagaaaaaatatcgatgaaggttTGAGATAAATCCATAGAAGAATTGAAAAGTTATTGGATTTCGATTatttaatttgtgacgtcatatgcgagcagctttccctCATAACGAATGgcaaaatatcaatgaaatgtcattttctctgcaatttgacaatgtttttactgtaccttttgtatatcaatagatgaatcatttcacacctgatcatgaaAAGGAAACAAAGTTAAGTCATCGGGAACTATTAAACCATggaattcatgcattttatatcatataacATGGGGCACCTGCTCGTTTTTGAGGTCACAAatacaaaacttaaaattctaataacttttttgatCTGtgacagattttcctcaaaccttaacaaataattattgttattttttccccttaaatatttctgatttttcCTGTTTATACAGGTTTAGCTGGTGGGGCCTTAATTGATATTGGGATCTACTTGGTCCAGTTGGTTACCATGGTATTTGGTCCTGACCCTATCCTAGTCCAAGGAGTTGGAGGTCTCACAGAGACTGGTAAGAATTAAGTATAGCCCACCCACCCTGAAGGGTTTATTCActttggcctgtattctgaagtttaacttagaccatggtctaactctttgctgaaattatgggaagccaaaagtgtaaacatttttatttagctgtatgtttcttatgtttactgtgctctttcctgattcatcgatggtgcaGACAATCCTCtattttatacttcctagattattatgaatgatttgagagtcaaatgagctgaaatgtgatatctctactgttagtgatttatgtaacaattggctatccatacttaaaccataactttaaacctgagtttaagttaaacccaacttcagaatacaggcctttgTCTAGAAGCAGTTGGTATATTTGTCATATAGACTGCAAATGTACCAcctgggctaaacccatttggtcttgCTCTAATTGCTGTTTGGTCTACAGTCTACACTGAACTTAGTCTAATGTCATCTTGAtcttatataatataaaaatctAAATTGTTATATTCTCATTTGGTCACATTTGTACAAATCCCCATTTACTTTTCTACATACTTTTACTTAAATTGTTACTTTAATCAATTCTATAGTATAGATGGTTGGTTTTTTATGACAGGATATGTAATAGAGGTTTTATACAATATCATTTACAAAGAGCTGGAAGTATGATTAGAGTCAACAAAAATTAGATGTTTTGGGGTGTATTTTCAATGTACAACTGGCTTATACAACTCTCccctttgtacatgtacaaagggGAGAGTtgtataagccagttcgtagttcctttctgcgcatgatcagagatTCTACggatgatcagaggaaggtcatttgtacttaAGTGACATTGTGGTTTAAAAaactaatgagataagcaccaactttgatgtcttgattattcatattttcttttgaattgtggttttcatttacagcCACAAAAAAACCAATGCGTCCacaaacgactggtatttcacagtttgccaaggacattgtgcaacatgctattatatgcattcaaagtaggaatgcaacaaatatcttcataaagtgttcattggcatgattggtgtgctattctagtcaactggtctattcaatttcttcatcctgctatgtaaggcaagcttacgtaatatcttgctttgaaatctgtctatcataatgaaagaaatgaaatgttttttgaCTAAAATTGTccctgaagtaactacgaactggtctatttctGTGACATCGCAAATCTTGGTTGCAATGTTATCGGGAGGATCCCCAAAGCATTCAtagtgatattttttatgtatgttTGTATGACAATTCATACTTAGTGATTTTGACATTCCATTGCtcataacttaaatattcattcaatttttctcaaactttcattgattttttcctgttttcacacaagctaactTGTTCCTAGGCTTGCATTCTGCTTTGATGaaacaattgtaaaaaaattctaccagttaaaggaaagttcaccctgaagaaaactttgttgaaaaatagcagaaaaaaatagtaaaatatattggtgaaggtttgaggaaaatctgttaaagagtaagaaagttattagagttcaaagttttggatttgtgacgtcataaacgagcagctgccccatgtgttatgtaatataaaatgcatgaatttcatgttttgtatggttcctgatgacttaattttgttttctattcatgatcgggtgtgaaatcatttgtctattgatatacaaaaggtacagtgaaaaccattattaattttatgagaaaatgacatttcattgatttttttaccatgcaatatgtaggaatgctgctcgcatatgacgtcacaaattaaataattgaaatttaataactttttaattctttgatgaatttttctcaaactttcagcagttttttttctgctatttttacaattaaactttttgtcagggtgaacttcccctttaattatcaatattttgtttccaatatgtTGCAGGTGTTGACGAGACTTGCAGCATCACGTTACAGTATCCAGGAAACAAGGTTGCAAGCTTGTTGACCTCGCTCACTATTCATGGCAACAACGAGGCATCGATCATTGGCACTAAAGGGAGGATAAACGTGAGTTTTTTAATCTTGTTCTTTGCTAAAACTTGTCAGTTGGACCAAAGTTATAGTTTATTTAGAATTGTCGTAAATCATGTACTTTGTAAAAAACTTGTCAGTTGGACCTGTCTTATAGTTTATTGGGAATTGTCGTAAATcatgtattttgtaaaaactTGACAGTTGGACCTATATTATAGTTTATTGGGAATCATAAAAAATTATGTACTTTGTAAAAATTGTCAGTTGGACCTGTATTATAGTTTATTGGGAATAGCCATGTCCACTCCAGTTGAGTTGCATAGATGTTTATATTGtgtcaatgttttattttttattcaattttgaatgTAATTATTTCTAATTGTGCATGTGTTCTGTCATGTGGCTTATGTcagtgtatgtttttttattatagtATTGAATCAGGTGACGGTCCACTGTgaaaaaaatgcacatttaGTCATTCATAGATTAGATAAgattgaaatgatttgaattgaatttagtttgaaatatcaatttttttggtGCTACATTTAAAAGAGAGAACAAAGTTTCCAAGCTCCCATTACTTTTATCACCATTTCAGCTACGAGACACCTTCCACGCTCCCTCAGTCATTGAGTTGGTACGAGGCTACCCGGCTCCTGGGCTACTCGAGAGAGAAGTAATTGAATTCCCTGTACCTACCACTAGTCACCCCACTAATTTTATCAACTCGGGTGGACTTGGATACCAAGCTGAGGCCATCAGAATAGCTGTCGAGGAGGGTGAGTTGCGAATAATTCAAATATGCTTTttattgttaaaggacaagtccaccccaacaaaaacttgatttgaataaagagaaaaattcaccaagcataacactgaaaatttcatcaatatcggatgtaaaataaaaagttatgacatttcaaaatttcacttcatttcacaaaaacagttatatgaacgagccagctacatccaaatgagagagtcgatgatgtcactcactcactattttttttgttttttgttgtttgaattatacaatatttcaatttttacgaatttgacgattaggacctccttgcctgaagcacaaaatgttaaaataatggaattcc
This DNA window, taken from Lytechinus variegatus isolate NC3 chromosome 19, Lvar_3.0, whole genome shotgun sequence, encodes the following:
- the LOC121406139 gene encoding trans-1,2-dihydrobenzene-1,2-diol dehydrogenase-like: MGVFRWGICSAGKISQDFCYAVHNLENHRIQAIAARSREDAQNLGSKVGAETIYEGYAPLANDPNVDIVYIGSINTAHFPLCKLFLEAKKHVLCEKPLGVNAKEVGQMIDLAKKSGVFFMEAIWSRFFPAYEKIRSLVSSGELGEVKCITGDFCIAASHVERLMNKSLAGGALIDIGIYLVQLVTMVFGPDPILVQGVGGLTETGVDETCSITLQYPGNKVASLLTSLTIHGNNEASIIGTKGRINLRDTFHAPSVIELVRGYPAPGLLEREVIEFPVPTTSHPTNFINSGGLGYQAEAIRIAVEEGKTEHPLVSWSESLAIHRIMDKLRHDVGYFHQDEETDKETS